The Cucumis melo cultivar AY chromosome 6, USDA_Cmelo_AY_1.0, whole genome shotgun sequence genome includes a region encoding these proteins:
- the LOC103490756 gene encoding plastoglobulin-1, chloroplastic: MMASLLSSCSSSFSSSRSSLFFTTNPKFPLFSSIPTISHPSFISFNLSHKESGALRFPSLRLTSSLSDDPSTTDEDDTTSLPKITDEWGEETEPEPESTLTRLSDFDPPKEDDEWGGDEGNGKPSVVEEKSEEYADDRDKLLELKRCLVDTVYGTEFGFRAGLEERAEILEIVNQLEAANPTPAPVEASGLLDGNWILLYTAFSELLPLLALGALPLVKVEKITQEIDSKTFTIVNSTTLSSPFTTFSFSASAAFEVRSPSRIQVQFKEGILQPPEIKSRLDLPENIDIFGQKVNLSPVQQTLNPVQQTVASLFQVISGQPPLKIPIPGDRNRSWLLITYLDEDLRISRGDGGLFVLVKEGSALLDQ; this comes from the exons ATGATGGCTTCTCTACTgtcttcttgttcttcttctttttcttcttcacgGAGTTCCCTCTTCTTCACTACAAACCCTAAATTCCCACTCTTCTCCTCTATCCCCACTATTTCCCATCCATCATTTATCTCCTTCAATCTCTCTCACAAAGAATCTGGAGCTCTCAGATTCCCTTCCCTTCGCCTGACCTCCTCTCTCTCCGATGACCCATCTACCACCGACGAAGACGATACCACTTCTCTCCCGAAGATCACCGACGAGTGGGGAGAAGAAACCGAACCGGAACCTGAATCTACGTTGACGAGATTATCGGACTTCGATCCGCCGAAGGAAGATGACGAGTGGGGTGGCGATGAAGGAAATGGTAAACCTTCTGTGGTTGAGGAAAAGAGTGAGGAGTATGCGGATGATCGTGATAAGCTTTTGGAGCTTAAGAGATGTTTGGTTGATACGGTTTACGGGACTGAGTTTGGATTTAGGGCTGGGTTGGAGGAAAGAGCTGAGATTTTGGAGATTGTGAACCAATTGGAGGCGGCGAATCCAACTCCGGCGCCGGTAGAGGCCTCTGGACTTCTAGATGGTAACTGGATTCTACT GTATACTGCATTCTCAGAGCTGCTGCCACTTCTAGCATTAGGAGCATTGCCGTTGGTGAAAGTGGAGAAGATTACTCAAGAAATTGACTCAAAGACGTTTACCATTGTGAACTCCACCACTTTGTCCAGCCCATTTACTACATTTTCTTTCAGTGCATCTGCTGCTTTTGAAGTTCGAAGTCCTTCAAGGATACAG GTTCAATTCAAAGAAGGTATTCTGCAACCTCCTGAGATAAAGTCAAGGCTAGATCTTCCAgaaaatattgatatatttgGACAAAAAGTTAATTTATCCCCCGTGCAACAAACTCTTAATCCGGTACAGCAAACAGTAGCAAGTCTATTCCAGGTCATTTCGGGTCAGCCTCCACTCAAGATACCAATTCCAGGTGATCGTAACAGGTCCTGGCTACTTATTACATACCTCGATGAAGATCTTCGAATATCGAGGGGTGATGGTGGTCTTTTTGTTCTTGTTAAAGAAGGGAGCGCTCTACTAGATCAGTGA
- the LOC103490757 gene encoding probable calcium-binding protein CML18, with product MSDKQPIKLDDEQIAELREIFRSFDRNNDGSLTQLELGSLLRSLGLKPSPDQLENLIMKADTNSNGLVEFSEFVALVEPELVSAKCPYTEEQLKQLFRMFDRDGNGFITAAELAHSMAKLGHALTAEELTGMIREADTDGDGRINFQEFSQAITSAAFDNSWA from the coding sequence ATGAGCGACAAACAACCGATTAAGTTAGACGACGAACAAATTGCGGAGTTGAGAGAAATATTCCGGTCGTTTGATCGGAACAACGACGGGAGTTTGACTCAACTTGAACTCGGATCGCTTTTACGATCACTTGGTTTGAAGCCGAGTCCGGATCAGCTTGAAAATTTGATAATGAAGGCAGATACGAATAGCAATGGATTAGTTGAATTTTCAGAGTTCGTAGCTCTGGTTGAGCCGGAGCTGGTATCGGCGAAATGCCCTTACACGGAGGAGCAATTAAAGCAGTTGTTTAGAATGTTTGATCGAGATGGGAATGGGTTTATCACTGCGGCCGAGTTGGCTCACTCGATGGCCAAACTCGGCCATGCTCTCACGGCGGAGGAACTCACCGGAATGATCAGGGAAGCCGATACCGATGGCGATGGCAGAATCAATTTTCAAGAGTTCTCTCAGGCAATTACTTCTGCTGCATTTGATAATTCCTGGGCATGA